The Marinilongibacter aquaticus genome has a window encoding:
- a CDS encoding polysaccharide biosynthesis protein, with protein MTLFKKTLLITGGTGSFGMATLNRFLETDHFREIRIFSRDEKKQDDMRNAYKHDRVKFYLGDVRDYDSVEPATRGVDFIFHAAALKQVPSCEFFPVEAVKTNVLGTQNVIRAAGNNRVEKVICLSTDKAAYPINAMGISKAMMEKVAIAESRNLKETVVCLTRYGNVMASRGSVIPLFLSQILSGQPITITDPNMSRFFMSLDDAIDLVLFAFEKGNSGDLFVNKAPAGKIGDLAEALIQLSGKEGQEVKIIGTRHGEKLYETLCTREEMLRADDLGSFYRIPADNRDLNYSKYYSEGEESVSREEDYHSHNANQKDIEGLKGLLRKLPLVRNKLFGEVYDQRYVF; from the coding sequence ATGACTTTATTCAAAAAGACACTTCTGATAACGGGGGGGACGGGTTCTTTTGGAATGGCGACCCTAAATAGGTTTTTAGAGACGGATCACTTTAGGGAGATTCGTATTTTTTCTAGAGACGAAAAAAAGCAAGATGATATGCGTAATGCATATAAACATGATCGGGTAAAGTTTTATTTAGGAGATGTTAGAGATTATGATAGCGTAGAACCTGCAACACGCGGCGTTGATTTTATTTTTCATGCAGCGGCTCTAAAGCAGGTGCCGTCGTGCGAGTTTTTTCCTGTTGAAGCAGTAAAGACAAATGTTTTAGGGACTCAGAATGTAATTCGTGCGGCTGGCAATAACAGGGTTGAAAAGGTTATATGTTTAAGTACAGATAAGGCTGCCTACCCTATTAATGCTATGGGAATATCAAAAGCGATGATGGAAAAGGTGGCAATTGCAGAATCTAGAAACCTTAAAGAGACTGTGGTTTGCCTAACTAGATATGGCAATGTAATGGCGTCAAGGGGATCTGTTATACCTCTTTTTCTTTCTCAAATCTTAAGCGGTCAACCTATAACAATTACAGACCCTAATATGTCACGCTTTTTTATGTCTTTAGATGATGCAATTGACCTTGTCTTGTTTGCGTTTGAAAAAGGAAATTCGGGAGATTTATTTGTCAATAAGGCTCCCGCTGGAAAAATAGGGGATCTGGCAGAGGCTTTGATACAATTGTCTGGAAAAGAGGGGCAAGAGGTGAAGATCATTGGAACAAGACATGGAGAAAAGTTATATGAAACGTTGTGTACACGGGAAGAAATGCTTAGAGCCGACGATTTGGGGAGTTTTTATAGAATTCCTGCTGACAATAGAGATCTAAACTATTCAAAATATTATTCTGAAGGGGAAGAAAGTGTTTCGAGAGAAGAGGACTATCATTCTCATAATGCGAATCAAAAGGATATTGAAGGTTTGAAAGGTCTATTAAGAAAGCTTCCATTGGTAAGAAATAAGTTATTTGGAGAAGTGTATGATCAAAGGTATGTCTTTTAA
- a CDS encoding polysaccharide biosynthesis C-terminal domain-containing protein, which translates to MTSLKRIGITGVSGFIGGHLKRNLEIRKELYEVIPFDKHFFSNHSLLEIWVSKCDVIVHFAALNRHNSESTIYSENVALVEQLINALERSGATPHLIFASSIQESKDNMYGKSKAEGRRKFEEWAHRNGARLNGLIIPNVFGPFGKPNYNSFISTFCFKLINEDAGRIVAQDGRVKLIYVQDLIKIILKLIDEPRESKKIKIPYSIEVGVYEVLERLEYFHRVYILKGEIPCLKSKFDYDLFNTFRSFISLERSYPFFLRKNEDNRGVFVELVRLGVGGQVSFSTTKEGVIRGNHFHTRKIERFAVIQGKAQIKLRKIDEQKLYSFDLDGDNPAFVDMPIWYTHSLKNIGEGDLYTIFWINEAFDPNDPDTFLEQV; encoded by the coding sequence ATGACAAGTTTGAAAAGGATTGGTATTACTGGTGTTTCTGGCTTTATTGGAGGACATTTAAAGCGGAACTTGGAGATTAGAAAGGAACTTTATGAAGTGATTCCATTTGATAAGCACTTTTTTTCAAATCATTCATTGTTGGAAATTTGGGTTTCAAAATGTGATGTAATTGTTCATTTTGCAGCTCTCAATAGGCATAATAGTGAGTCCACGATTTATTCCGAGAATGTTGCTCTAGTAGAGCAATTAATAAATGCTTTGGAAAGGTCGGGTGCTACTCCCCATTTAATATTTGCATCCTCTATTCAAGAATCAAAGGATAACATGTATGGTAAATCGAAGGCTGAAGGAAGAAGAAAGTTTGAAGAATGGGCTCATAGAAATGGTGCAAGGTTAAATGGATTGATAATTCCCAATGTCTTTGGTCCCTTTGGAAAGCCGAATTATAATTCCTTCATTTCTACTTTTTGTTTTAAGTTGATAAATGAAGATGCTGGCAGAATTGTTGCTCAAGATGGGCGAGTTAAATTGATTTATGTTCAAGACCTTATTAAAATAATACTAAAGTTAATAGACGAACCCAGGGAGTCCAAGAAAATCAAAATACCTTATTCAATAGAAGTTGGGGTTTATGAGGTTTTGGAAAGGCTGGAATACTTCCATCGAGTTTATATACTAAAGGGAGAGATACCCTGTTTAAAATCCAAATTTGATTATGACCTGTTTAATACTTTTAGGTCGTTTATCTCCTTGGAGAGGAGTTACCCGTTTTTTTTAAGAAAAAATGAAGATAACCGAGGTGTTTTTGTTGAGTTGGTAAGATTAGGAGTTGGTGGCCAAGTCTCTTTTTCAACAACAAAGGAGGGTGTGATTAGAGGAAATCATTTTCATACTAGAAAGATTGAAAGGTTTGCTGTGATTCAAGGCAAGGCTCAAATTAAATTAAGGAAAATTGATGAGCAAAAGCTATACAGCTTTGATTTAGATGGAGACAATCCCGCATTCGTAGATATGCCCATTTGGTATACGCACAGTTTGAAAAATATAGGGGAAGGGGATTTATATACTATTTTTTGGATAAATGAGGCGTTTGACCCCAATGATCCGGACACATTTTTAGAGCAAGTATGA
- the wecB gene encoding non-hydrolyzing UDP-N-acetylglucosamine 2-epimerase produces MKKLKVISVIGTRPEIIRLSRVLSVLDQSAAIDHIIVHTGQNYDYELNQIFFEELNLRKPDFFLEAAGVSPAETIGNILIRIDPILEAASPDAFLVLGDTNSCLCAIPAKKRKIPIFHMEAGNRCFDQRVPEETNRKIVDHISDINMPYSDIAREYLLNEGLSPDRIIKTGSPIFEVLNFYKDEIDNSKILSELNLTRGAFFVVSAHREENINSERNFSRLIRCLNVVADQYQLPIIVSTHPRTRNKVDEAKVEVSGLVSFLKPMGFYDYNALQKNALAVLSDSGTISEESNILNFRALNIRETHERPESMEEAAVMMVGLSSDRILQGLKELLNQSVGIERNYRLVSDYSMPNVSSKVVRIILSYTDYIKRVVWNEN; encoded by the coding sequence ATGAAAAAGTTGAAAGTGATTTCTGTTATTGGCACTAGGCCGGAAATAATTAGACTATCACGTGTACTCTCCGTTTTGGATCAATCCGCAGCGATTGATCATATAATCGTACATACAGGGCAGAATTACGATTACGAGCTAAATCAAATTTTTTTTGAAGAGTTGAACCTAAGAAAGCCGGATTTCTTTCTTGAAGCTGCAGGTGTTTCCCCGGCAGAAACAATTGGGAATATTCTTATAAGGATTGACCCAATATTAGAAGCGGCTTCCCCTGATGCGTTTTTAGTTCTGGGTGACACGAACTCTTGCCTTTGTGCTATTCCTGCAAAGAAAAGAAAAATTCCAATTTTTCATATGGAGGCTGGAAATCGGTGCTTCGATCAGCGTGTTCCAGAGGAAACCAATCGCAAAATAGTTGATCATATTTCGGATATTAATATGCCCTACAGTGATATAGCTAGAGAATACCTCCTTAATGAAGGGCTTTCTCCTGATAGGATAATCAAAACGGGCTCTCCCATATTTGAGGTTTTGAACTTTTATAAGGATGAGATAGACAACTCAAAAATTCTTTCAGAACTAAACTTAACTAGGGGAGCTTTCTTTGTTGTTTCTGCGCATCGAGAAGAGAATATAAACTCTGAAAGAAATTTTTCTCGCTTAATAAGATGCCTAAATGTTGTGGCAGATCAATATCAATTGCCAATAATAGTGTCCACTCATCCAAGGACAAGAAACAAGGTAGATGAGGCCAAAGTTGAAGTGAGCGGTTTGGTGTCATTTTTGAAGCCTATGGGTTTTTATGATTACAATGCTTTGCAGAAAAATGCTTTGGCCGTGCTCTCAGATTCTGGAACTATTTCTGAAGAATCTAATATATTAAATTTTAGAGCACTGAATATTAGGGAGACTCATGAAAGGCCAGAATCTATGGAGGAGGCGGCAGTAATGATGGTCGGGTTGTCTTCAGATCGGATTCTTCAAGGGCTTAAGGAGCTTTTGAACCAAAGTGTTGGTATTGAAAGAAATTACAGATTGGTTTCGGACTATTCAATGCCGAATGTTTCAAGTAAGGTGGTACGTATAATCCTTTCATACACGGACTATATTAAGAGGGTTGTCTGGAATGAGAATTAG
- a CDS encoding glycosyltransferase family 4 protein — MRIRGKKIIYIGGFELPDKNAAAHRVLSVGKILRSLDCEVIFFGISKNDKDFDDTKEVEGFKTFSVKYPQNGFEWLRYLTSVSRVCEVISLEEPDLIICYNYFSIPLFRLFMASRSLGFKVVGDISEWYLPNGNVFFRLLKSLDVNLRMRFINPKLDGLIVISDFLENYYQKHFNANMINLPPLIDFGDKKWRVAETTTISDRSLRLIFSGTLGRKKDTLSTLFRAIDNLSVEERKRVVLDIVGVTEEEFKKQSGSFNFNESGSIRFHGRVGHTEALRFLRNADFSIFFRENNLANMAGFPTKFVEAISSGVPVITNRSSNLEKYFKMRSIGFLLNDLSEESVLKVIRKALEMGSENIAVMKGNCKELGVFNFEGYEGEMGRFLSSLDL; from the coding sequence ATGAGAATTAGGGGGAAAAAGATTATATATATAGGGGGGTTTGAGTTGCCAGATAAAAATGCTGCTGCCCATCGTGTGCTTTCAGTTGGGAAGATATTGAGATCTTTGGATTGTGAGGTTATTTTTTTTGGGATTTCCAAGAACGATAAAGATTTTGATGACACAAAAGAGGTAGAAGGTTTTAAAACGTTTAGTGTTAAATATCCTCAGAATGGATTTGAATGGTTAAGGTATCTGACATCCGTGAGTAGGGTATGTGAAGTTATATCTTTGGAAGAGCCAGATTTGATAATTTGCTATAATTATTTTAGCATACCCCTTTTTAGGCTTTTTATGGCATCGCGTTCATTAGGGTTTAAGGTAGTTGGAGATATTTCAGAATGGTACCTGCCAAATGGAAATGTTTTCTTTAGATTGTTGAAATCGCTTGATGTCAATTTAAGAATGCGTTTCATAAACCCTAAACTGGACGGGCTGATTGTCATAAGCGACTTTTTAGAAAATTACTATCAGAAGCATTTCAATGCTAACATGATTAACTTGCCCCCTTTGATCGATTTTGGAGATAAAAAATGGAGGGTGGCTGAAACCACCACGATATCTGACCGGTCTTTACGTTTAATTTTTTCAGGAACACTTGGCAGAAAAAAGGACACTCTTTCAACCCTATTTAGGGCCATAGATAACCTATCTGTTGAAGAAAGAAAAAGGGTCGTTTTAGATATTGTTGGAGTGACTGAGGAAGAGTTTAAAAAGCAATCTGGCTCCTTTAACTTTAATGAATCAGGAAGTATAAGATTTCATGGACGAGTTGGTCATACTGAAGCCTTGAGATTCTTACGGAACGCAGACTTCTCGATTTTTTTTAGAGAAAACAATTTGGCAAATATGGCAGGGTTTCCCACAAAATTTGTTGAGGCGATATCTTCTGGAGTACCTGTTATTACTAATCGATCTAGTAATTTAGAAAAGTATTTCAAAATGCGGAGTATTGGCTTTCTTTTGAATGACTTAAGCGAAGAGAGCGTATTGAAGGTTATTAGGAAAGCATTGGAAATGGGCAGTGAGAACATTGCTGTTATGAAGGGTAATTGTAAAGAATTAGGGGTTTTTAATTTCGAAGGCTATGAAGGAGAAATGGGACGGTTTCTTTCGAGCTTGGATTTGTGA
- a CDS encoding glycosyltransferase family 4 protein: MKKKVLLIENFGEDFFRARLPFVKFLSNKGYRVFALIPEGEYADNVRREGVEVITYKLDRRNKSVLQILRLARIYRRIIVEHNFDITHSFRFQPNLIHSFASIFANNRVVLHVTGLGIAFSISSIKYWFYRNISRILYLFQFLIADTVIVQNPDDIDDFFLTERLKRKVVVIKGSGVDIEKFCSLRETFEERVSENLTFVCVTRLIWEKGIFELTQAFKQVIEEYGSGITLNIIGWVDEDNPRAVDNEFIKLFESNNQINFLGKRDGVLDFLRTSDVFIYPTYYREGIPRGILEALAVGLPIVTTSTPGCNLTVIEGVNGFFVQPKSVDSLVAVLHRILLNRGALKGMGNKSRELAVSTFAESVVFTEIEKEYLK; this comes from the coding sequence GTGAAAAAGAAAGTACTGCTGATTGAAAATTTTGGAGAAGATTTTTTTAGGGCCAGATTGCCATTTGTCAAATTCTTAAGCAATAAGGGCTATCGAGTTTTCGCACTAATACCTGAGGGGGAATATGCTGATAATGTAAGACGCGAAGGAGTAGAGGTGATAACCTATAAATTGGATAGAAGAAATAAAAGTGTTCTACAGATATTAAGATTGGCGAGAATTTACAGGCGTATAATTGTTGAGCATAACTTCGATATAACGCATTCTTTTAGGTTTCAACCGAATTTAATCCATTCCTTTGCCAGCATATTTGCAAATAACAGGGTGGTTTTGCATGTTACTGGTTTAGGTATTGCATTTTCTATCTCATCTATAAAATATTGGTTTTATCGAAACATTTCGAGAATCTTGTATCTCTTTCAGTTTTTGATCGCGGATACAGTTATAGTGCAGAATCCTGATGACATCGATGATTTTTTCCTTACCGAACGACTCAAACGAAAGGTAGTGGTTATAAAGGGTAGCGGAGTCGATATTGAGAAATTTTGTTCTCTTCGTGAAACTTTTGAAGAAAGGGTGTCAGAAAACCTTACATTTGTTTGCGTTACACGGTTGATATGGGAGAAGGGTATTTTTGAATTGACTCAGGCCTTTAAACAGGTGATTGAAGAATATGGTAGTGGGATAACTCTGAATATTATTGGTTGGGTTGACGAAGATAACCCAAGAGCTGTAGATAACGAGTTTATAAAACTTTTTGAATCTAATAATCAGATAAACTTTTTAGGGAAGAGGGATGGTGTTTTAGATTTTTTAAGGACCTCGGATGTATTTATCTACCCAACTTATTATCGAGAGGGTATTCCTAGGGGAATTCTTGAGGCTCTTGCCGTAGGATTGCCTATAGTTACTACCAGTACTCCTGGTTGTAATCTAACTGTTATTGAGGGGGTTAACGGCTTTTTTGTACAGCCAAAGAGTGTGGATTCGCTTGTTGCCGTTTTGCACCGAATTTTATTGAATAGGGGGGCATTGAAAGGAATGGGAAACAAAAGTCGCGAACTTGCCGTAAGTACGTTTGCGGAATCCGTTGTGTTTACAGAGATTGAAAAAGAGTATTTAAAATGA
- a CDS encoding NAD-dependent epimerase/dehydratase family protein produces the protein MKVLVTGAAGFIGFHLTKSLLDQGHMVVGVDNLSDYYSVELKRARLEQCGIFINSSLEGHSFRSERYADYFFFLIDITNKFKLDSIFVEFSFDVVVNLAAQPGVRYSLENPHSYVETNMMGFLNVLESCKCHDVNKVVYASSSSVYGTNKKQPFSVVDRTDAPLSMYAVTKKANELMAHAYSNLYGIQTIGLRFFTVYGPWGRPDMAPFLFAKSIYFGRPINVFNNGAMKRDFTYVDDIVSGIILLIDKDLANPCQVFNIGNGKAIDLMYFINCLEKSFGKAVEKVFQELQMGDIVETWADTSSLRSEIGFNGETEIEKGIMEFVEWFKSEKAYLF, from the coding sequence ATGAAAGTATTAGTTACAGGAGCAGCGGGCTTTATTGGTTTTCACCTAACAAAAAGCCTCTTGGATCAGGGGCATATGGTTGTAGGAGTTGATAATCTAAGTGATTATTATTCTGTTGAATTAAAAAGGGCCCGTTTGGAGCAATGTGGTATATTCATTAACAGTTCGCTTGAAGGACATAGTTTTAGAAGTGAAAGGTATGCGGACTACTTTTTCTTTTTGATAGACATTACTAATAAATTTAAATTGGATAGCATTTTTGTAGAATTTAGTTTTGATGTCGTCGTAAATCTGGCGGCTCAGCCAGGCGTTAGATATAGTTTGGAGAATCCTCATTCATATGTAGAAACTAATATGATGGGTTTTTTAAATGTTTTGGAGTCTTGTAAATGTCATGATGTGAATAAGGTTGTTTATGCAAGTAGTTCTAGTGTTTACGGGACGAATAAAAAGCAGCCGTTCTCTGTGGTAGATAGAACCGACGCCCCCCTAAGTATGTATGCTGTAACAAAAAAAGCCAATGAGTTAATGGCTCACGCTTATTCTAACTTATATGGTATTCAAACTATAGGTTTACGTTTTTTTACAGTTTATGGCCCATGGGGAAGGCCGGATATGGCTCCATTTCTCTTTGCCAAATCCATTTATTTTGGACGGCCTATCAATGTTTTTAATAATGGAGCAATGAAAAGGGACTTTACATATGTGGATGATATTGTTTCGGGAATAATCTTGCTGATTGACAAAGACTTGGCTAACCCTTGTCAAGTTTTTAATATTGGAAATGGCAAGGCAATTGATTTGATGTACTTTATCAATTGTTTGGAAAAGTCTTTTGGGAAGGCTGTGGAAAAGGTCTTTCAAGAGCTCCAAATGGGAGATATTGTGGAAACTTGGGCAGACACTTCTTCACTTAGATCGGAAATAGGATTTAATGGTGAAACAGAAATAGAGAAGGGCATCATGGAATTTGTAGAGTGGTTTAAAAGTGAAAAGGCATACTTGTTTTGA
- a CDS encoding NAD-dependent epimerase/dehydratase family protein: protein MDVLITGASGFVGVNLINYLNSAEGVKHSSISLRKVSDFTIRPEVNAIVHLAGKAHDLKGVSSEDEYYTVNTDLTKMVFDAFLESKAEVFIFVSSIKAVIDKLEDGVLTEGMKENPQTPYGKSKLLAEQYIVSKELPSDKRVYVLRPCMVHGPRNRGNLSLLYAFVNKGLPYPLGAYDNKRSLLGVENLAFVMKELLFRRDVESGIYHVSDDEAISTLAIVELFAKQMTKNITVLKLPKGIIRFIAGIGDKWKFFPLNSERLDKLTSNYVVSNEKLMRALGKELPFSVKESLLKTVKSFKE from the coding sequence ATGGATGTACTAATAACCGGAGCGTCAGGCTTTGTGGGCGTAAACCTGATAAATTATTTGAATTCCGCAGAAGGGGTAAAACACTCTTCTATTTCTTTGCGTAAAGTATCTGATTTTACAATTCGACCAGAGGTGAACGCCATTGTACATTTGGCAGGTAAAGCCCACGATTTAAAAGGTGTTTCTTCCGAGGATGAGTATTATACAGTGAATACGGATTTGACAAAAATGGTCTTTGATGCCTTTCTTGAGTCTAAGGCCGAAGTTTTCATTTTTGTTAGTTCAATTAAAGCCGTGATAGACAAACTTGAAGATGGAGTGTTGACCGAGGGGATGAAGGAGAATCCGCAGACTCCGTATGGGAAATCTAAACTCTTGGCGGAACAATATATTGTGAGCAAAGAACTGCCGTCAGATAAAAGAGTTTATGTGTTGAGGCCCTGTATGGTTCATGGACCTCGGAACAGAGGGAACCTTAGCTTGCTTTATGCCTTTGTAAATAAGGGTCTGCCTTATCCATTGGGAGCATATGACAATAAAAGGTCTCTTTTAGGGGTTGAAAATCTGGCTTTTGTAATGAAAGAATTGTTGTTTAGGCGGGATGTGGAATCGGGCATTTATCACGTATCTGATGATGAAGCAATTTCTACACTGGCTATTGTTGAACTTTTCGCCAAGCAAATGACAAAGAACATCACCGTGCTCAAATTGCCCAAGGGTATAATTCGGTTTATTGCAGGTATTGGGGACAAATGGAAGTTTTTTCCTCTGAACTCGGAAAGGCTGGACAAGCTCACGTCCAATTACGTAGTATCGAATGAAAAGTTGATGCGAGCCCTAGGGAAAGAATTGCCATTTTCAGTGAAAGAATCATTATTGAAAACTGTTAAGTCCTTTAAAGAGTGA
- a CDS encoding UDP-GlcNAc--UDP-phosphate GlcNAc-1-phosphate transferase, producing the protein MNLINIAVFFFLSFLQVAYLFLAKKFNIVDRPNERSAHQELTIRGIGIVILFAGLLTYFISGLNPYFTLGLFFIGSISFLDDIFTLSNRLRILFHFVGIALLLYQVLGDEALGLYALPLAVLSVGVINAFNFMDGINGITGLYGVVALLSALFVNYFYGHFIELELIYNVLIGLFIFLFLNFRKRAVGFGGDVGSISLAFIVLFVLYKMIFGLDNWKYLFLISLYGLDTVYTILYRLSIRENIFKAHKLHFFQILVHDYKWKHLPVSLLYAGVQLLLNCWVFSFEMDQWLFYLPFCLILFVMHSYRFRVQKAVLS; encoded by the coding sequence GTGAATCTAATAAACATTGCTGTCTTTTTTTTCTTGTCTTTCTTGCAAGTTGCTTACCTCTTTCTTGCCAAGAAATTCAATATTGTGGACAGGCCCAATGAACGCAGTGCACATCAGGAATTGACTATTCGAGGTATAGGCATTGTTATTCTCTTCGCTGGATTGCTTACTTATTTTATTTCTGGGCTCAATCCGTACTTTACACTTGGCCTGTTTTTTATTGGCTCAATTAGTTTTCTGGATGACATTTTCACGCTTTCGAATCGACTGCGTATTTTGTTTCATTTTGTTGGGATAGCTTTGCTGCTCTACCAAGTTCTTGGAGATGAAGCCTTGGGCCTGTACGCCTTGCCCTTGGCTGTTCTGAGTGTGGGCGTAATAAACGCGTTCAATTTTATGGACGGGATTAATGGAATTACAGGTCTTTACGGAGTGGTGGCTTTGCTTTCGGCTCTTTTTGTGAATTATTTTTATGGCCATTTCATTGAACTTGAATTGATTTATAATGTGCTCATTGGTCTTTTCATTTTCTTGTTTTTGAATTTTCGCAAAAGGGCCGTAGGTTTTGGTGGCGATGTGGGCAGTATCAGCTTGGCATTCATTGTCTTGTTCGTTCTCTATAAAATGATATTCGGCTTGGACAATTGGAAATATTTGTTTCTCATAAGCCTATATGGTCTGGATACAGTCTATACGATTTTGTATCGTTTATCTATCCGAGAGAACATTTTCAAGGCCCATAAGCTGCATTTTTTTCAAATCTTGGTGCACGATTATAAGTGGAAGCATTTGCCCGTGTCTCTTCTTTATGCGGGTGTTCAACTGCTGCTCAATTGTTGGGTCTTCAGTTTTGAAATGGATCAATGGCTGTTTTATTTACCATTTTGTCTCATCTTGTTTGTCATGCACAGTTATAGATTTCGTGTTCAGAAGGCCGTTTTGAGCTAG
- a CDS encoding polysaccharide biosynthesis protein has translation MIKFLRKHSNTFVSKWLVLLIDLLVVSASFMVATFVRFNFDLDYIEPGVFRIHLFLAVLFRLVSFLIFNSYSGIVRHTSLEDVNILLKATFSSSMALAFMSSMELTFFGKPLDIPYSILLIDFFIASFTLVLIRFVVKMIYDKLISSYKAEKQVLIYGAGHLGRVTKNSLSSDKRLKYNILGFIDDNPHLVGKSVEGIGVYKMERARERFLNPTYAHFESLEIIFAIQSISNYRKTQIVDELLELGVPLKILPPISQWMDGKLQAKQIHNIRIEDLLQREPIKLNNMLVSEYLGGKVIMVTGAAGSIGSELVRQIAKFQPKELILVDQAESALYDIETELRRLKDANNGFKLSVLIRNVCNKQRMSEAFVQFKPEVVFHAAAYKHVPLMESDPFKSVEVNVFGTKAMADLSLEYGVSRFVFISTDKAVNPTNIMGATKRLAEMYVQSLNVQQNQTRFITTRFGNVLGSNGSVIPLFKRQIQNGGPVTVTHEKIIRYFMTIPEACQLVLEAGTMGKGGEIFVFEMGEPVKILDLANRMIRLSGFEPGVNMKIEFTGLRPGEKLFEELLSDKESTGPTHHPKIMIARVRPEPIDFLRVEMEAFEKGLERMKNEEIVHALKKLIPEYISNNSPYSKLDAPKKVS, from the coding sequence ATGATCAAATTTCTACGCAAACATTCCAATACTTTTGTTTCGAAATGGCTTGTCTTGTTGATCGACTTGCTTGTGGTAAGTGCCTCTTTCATGGTGGCTACCTTTGTGCGGTTCAATTTTGATTTAGATTATATTGAACCGGGAGTGTTCAGGATTCACCTTTTTTTGGCCGTACTTTTTCGTCTCGTTTCATTTTTGATTTTCAATTCCTATTCGGGGATTGTTCGTCACACAAGTTTAGAGGATGTGAATATTCTCTTGAAGGCCACGTTTAGTTCTTCAATGGCTTTGGCTTTCATGTCTTCCATGGAACTTACTTTTTTCGGGAAACCCTTAGATATACCGTATTCCATTCTTTTAATCGACTTTTTTATTGCCTCATTTACCTTGGTGCTTATTCGATTTGTTGTAAAAATGATTTATGACAAACTGATATCCAGCTATAAGGCAGAAAAGCAAGTGTTGATTTATGGTGCGGGACATCTGGGCAGGGTCACGAAAAATTCGCTTTCTAGCGATAAGCGATTGAAATACAACATCCTAGGCTTTATTGACGACAACCCTCATTTGGTTGGAAAGAGCGTGGAGGGGATTGGGGTTTATAAAATGGAGCGTGCTCGTGAACGTTTCTTGAATCCCACTTATGCTCACTTCGAGAGTCTTGAAATAATTTTTGCCATCCAAAGCATCAGCAATTATCGAAAAACTCAAATTGTCGACGAGTTGCTGGAGCTAGGTGTTCCGCTGAAAATTTTGCCCCCAATTAGCCAATGGATGGATGGAAAACTGCAGGCGAAGCAAATTCATAATATTCGAATTGAAGATTTGTTGCAACGAGAGCCTATTAAGCTGAACAATATGCTTGTGTCAGAATATTTGGGAGGAAAGGTGATTATGGTAACCGGAGCTGCGGGGTCGATTGGGTCTGAGTTGGTTCGGCAGATCGCTAAATTTCAACCGAAAGAATTGATTTTGGTCGATCAGGCAGAGTCGGCACTTTATGATATTGAGACAGAATTAAGGCGTTTAAAGGATGCCAACAATGGCTTTAAATTGTCGGTTTTAATCCGCAATGTGTGTAATAAGCAAAGGATGTCTGAGGCGTTTGTACAATTTAAGCCGGAAGTGGTATTTCATGCGGCGGCCTACAAGCATGTGCCTCTAATGGAAAGCGACCCTTTTAAGTCGGTTGAGGTCAATGTTTTTGGGACAAAGGCGATGGCAGATTTGTCTTTGGAGTACGGCGTCAGTCGCTTTGTGTTCATTTCTACTGATAAAGCAGTAAATCCCACTAATATAATGGGGGCGACAAAACGTTTGGCGGAGATGTATGTACAAAGCTTGAATGTGCAACAAAATCAAACGCGTTTTATTACAACCCGTTTCGGGAATGTATTGGGTTCAAACGGCTCCGTAATACCCTTGTTTAAGCGTCAAATACAGAATGGTGGACCTGTTACGGTTACTCACGAGAAAATCATTCGCTATTTTATGACGATACCAGAAGCGTGTCAATTGGTTTTGGAGGCAGGAACGATGGGCAAAGGCGGTGAGATTTTTGTTTTTGAAATGGGAGAGCCTGTGAAAATATTGGATTTGGCGAATCGAATGATTCGACTTTCGGGTTTTGAGCCAGGGGTGAACATGAAGATAGAGTTTACGGGCCTAAGGCCGGGAGAGAAGCTTTTTGAAGAGCTGTTGAGCGATAAGGAGTCTACTGGCCCCACACACCACCCCAAGATTATGATCGCCCGCGTAAGGCCAGAACCCATCGACTTTCTAAGAGTTGAAATGGAGGCGTTTGAAAAAGGCTTAGAGCGAATGAAAAATGAGGAAATAGTGCACGCCTTGAAAAAACTAATTCCAGAATACATCAGCAACAATTCACCTTACTCTAAATTGGATGCCCCTAAAAAGGTGAGCTAA